One genomic segment of Pseudomonas chlororaphis subsp. aurantiaca includes these proteins:
- a CDS encoding lipopolysaccharide biosynthesis protein, with protein MITMNGAISMFRGTGIQPFFYACTDTSFSLQQPELFAQAMAISQRVALWEEHARTIPIQPRGELFLLKKAPRQTWKERLLRSNRDLVRPPLLWGNRNRTIGFSKNLELGFFDARTVAYLALQLAYHAGFDTAILVGVDLSPAQGRFYETPDTFKSPCGLDQHLQSRILPSLKLMSDKVMGKVFSVYNLSPTSRIPTSIIPNISLDELGKLIHR; from the coding sequence ATGATCACCATGAACGGGGCCATCTCGATGTTCCGCGGGACCGGCATTCAGCCCTTTTTTTATGCCTGCACCGACACCAGTTTCTCCCTCCAGCAACCCGAACTCTTCGCCCAGGCGATGGCTATCAGTCAGCGGGTAGCGCTCTGGGAAGAACATGCCCGGACGATTCCGATCCAGCCTCGCGGCGAGCTGTTTCTGCTGAAGAAGGCGCCACGACAGACCTGGAAGGAGCGGTTGCTCAGGAGCAACCGCGATCTGGTGCGCCCTCCTCTGCTCTGGGGCAACAGGAACCGGACCATCGGCTTCAGCAAGAATCTCGAACTGGGTTTCTTCGACGCCCGTACTGTGGCTTATCTGGCGCTGCAACTCGCCTATCACGCTGGCTTCGATACAGCGATCCTGGTGGGCGTCGACCTGAGTCCTGCCCAGGGGCGCTTTTATGAAACGCCAGACACCTTCAAGTCACCCTGCGGCCTGGACCAGCACTTGCAATCGCGGATCCTGCCGTCCTTGAAGCTGATGTCGGACAAGGTCATGGGCAAGGTTTTTTCCGTATACAACCTGTCCCCCACGTCGCGTATTCCTACCTCGATCATTCCCAACATCAGCCTCGACGAACTCGGCAAACTGATTCATCGCTGA
- a CDS encoding glucose/quinate/shikimate family membrane-bound PQQ-dependent dehydrogenase, with translation MNNYGAATGSKWLLGALGALIALIGLGLAGGGGYLVSLGGSWFFLLMGLAMIVSGLLIARRNPRGAWLYGVALVLTAIWAVWDAGLEYWPLVSRALTFAVIGLVVALIYPTLVRASGATAGRGAYGLAGVLGIGIVATLAYMFVPTHVVKASSEPAIKPVAPGTEQKDWAHWGNTTAGNRFAALDQINKGNIDQLQVAWTFRTGDIPQSTGAGAEDQNTPLQIGDTVYTCTAYGKVFALDADTGAERWKFDPQGSAPNWQRCRGLGYFDASAEPAAEAAVAPAACTKRLFLPTGDARLIAINAETGKPCEDFGDKGTVDLKTDMGEVKPGYYQQTSTPLVAGNVVIVGGRVADNYSIGEPPGVVRAFDVRSGELVWAWDPGNPNTTKRPPAGETYTRGTPNVWSAMSYDAKLGLVYLPTGNATPDFFAGQRTEFDDKWSSSIVALDVKTGQVRWHFQTTHHDLWDFDLPAQPLLYDVPDDKGGVQPALAQVTKQGEIFLLNRETGVPIARVEERPVPQGNMPGERYSPTQPFSVEMPSIGNQTLTESDMWGATPFDQLMCRIQFKGMRHEGVYTPPGMDHALQFPGSLGGMNWGSVSVDPNSNYMFVNDMRLGLANYMIPRAKIAAGASGIEMGVVPQDGTPFGAMRQRFLSPAGIPCQKPPFGTMSAIDLKTKKLVWQVPVGTVQDTGPLGIRMHMPIPIGMPTLGASLATQSGLLFFAGTQDFYLRAFDTGNGNEIWKARLPVGSQSGPMTYVSPKTGRQYILLTAGGARQSPDRGDYVIAYALPE, from the coding sequence ATGAATAATTATGGGGCTGCCACCGGCAGCAAATGGCTGTTGGGGGCGCTGGGGGCGCTGATCGCATTGATCGGCCTGGGGCTGGCCGGCGGGGGCGGGTACCTGGTCAGCCTGGGCGGTAGCTGGTTCTTCCTGCTGATGGGCCTGGCGATGATCGTTTCCGGGCTGCTGATCGCCCGGCGTAACCCGCGCGGCGCCTGGCTATACGGGGTGGCGCTGGTCCTGACCGCGATCTGGGCGGTCTGGGATGCCGGGCTGGAATACTGGCCGCTGGTTTCGCGGGCGCTGACCTTCGCCGTCATCGGCCTGGTGGTGGCGCTGATCTATCCAACCCTGGTACGTGCTTCGGGCGCGACCGCCGGCCGTGGCGCTTATGGCCTGGCGGGTGTGCTGGGTATTGGTATCGTGGCGACCCTGGCCTACATGTTCGTGCCGACCCATGTGGTCAAGGCCAGCAGCGAGCCGGCGATCAAGCCTGTGGCTCCAGGTACCGAGCAGAAGGACTGGGCCCATTGGGGCAACACCACCGCCGGCAATCGTTTTGCCGCGCTGGACCAGATCAACAAGGGCAACATCGACCAGTTGCAGGTGGCCTGGACTTTCCGCACTGGCGATATTCCGCAAAGCACTGGCGCGGGCGCCGAAGACCAGAACACACCCCTGCAGATTGGTGACACGGTCTATACCTGCACCGCCTACGGCAAGGTGTTCGCCCTGGACGCCGACACTGGCGCCGAACGCTGGAAGTTCGATCCGCAAGGCTCGGCGCCTAACTGGCAGCGTTGCCGCGGCCTGGGTTACTTCGATGCCTCCGCCGAGCCGGCTGCCGAGGCAGCGGTCGCTCCGGCCGCCTGTACCAAGCGTTTGTTCCTGCCGACCGGCGATGCGCGCCTGATCGCGATCAACGCAGAAACCGGCAAGCCGTGCGAAGACTTCGGTGACAAGGGCACGGTCGACCTGAAAACCGATATGGGCGAAGTGAAGCCTGGCTATTACCAGCAGACCTCGACTCCGCTGGTGGCCGGCAACGTAGTCATCGTCGGTGGCCGGGTAGCGGACAACTATTCCATCGGCGAGCCACCGGGCGTGGTCCGCGCCTTCGACGTGCGCAGCGGCGAGCTGGTCTGGGCCTGGGATCCGGGTAACCCGAACACCACCAAGCGTCCACCGGCGGGCGAGACCTACACCCGCGGTACACCGAACGTCTGGTCGGCCATGTCCTATGACGCCAAGCTCGGCCTGGTCTATCTGCCGACCGGCAATGCCACGCCAGACTTCTTCGCAGGCCAGCGCACGGAATTCGACGACAAGTGGAGTTCGTCGATCGTCGCCCTGGACGTTAAAACCGGTCAGGTGCGCTGGCACTTCCAGACCACCCACCACGACCTGTGGGACTTCGACCTGCCGGCGCAGCCGCTGCTGTACGACGTGCCGGACGACAAGGGCGGGGTGCAGCCGGCGCTGGCGCAAGTCACCAAGCAGGGTGAGATCTTCCTGCTCAACCGCGAAACCGGCGTGCCTATCGCCCGGGTGGAAGAGCGTCCGGTGCCGCAGGGCAATATGCCGGGCGAACGCTACTCGCCAACCCAGCCGTTCTCGGTGGAGATGCCGTCGATCGGCAACCAGACCCTCACCGAATCGGATATGTGGGGCGCGACGCCGTTCGACCAGTTGATGTGCCGCATCCAGTTCAAGGGCATGCGCCATGAAGGCGTCTACACCCCGCCGGGCATGGATCACGCCTTGCAGTTCCCGGGTTCCCTGGGTGGCATGAACTGGGGCAGCGTGTCGGTGGACCCGAACAGCAACTATATGTTCGTCAACGACATGCGCCTGGGCCTGGCCAACTACATGATCCCGCGCGCGAAGATCGCGGCCGGGGCCAGCGGTATCGAAATGGGTGTAGTACCCCAGGACGGCACGCCGTTTGGGGCCATGCGCCAGCGTTTCCTCTCGCCTGCCGGTATCCCGTGCCAGAAGCCGCCGTTCGGCACCATGTCGGCCATCGACCTGAAAACCAAGAAGCTGGTGTGGCAGGTGCCGGTCGGTACCGTGCAGGACACCGGTCCCCTGGGCATTCGCATGCACATGCCAATCCCGATCGGCATGCCGACCCTGGGCGCGTCCCTGGCGACCCAGTCCGGCCTGCTGTTCTTCGCCGGCACCCAGGATTTCTACCTGCGCGCCTTCGATACCGGCAACGGCAACGAAATCTGGAAAGCCCGCCTGCCGGTGGGTAGCCAGTCGGGGCCCATGACCTACGTTTCGCCCAAGACCGGCCGGCAGTACATCCTGCTGACCGCTGGCGGCGCGCGTCAGTCGCCGGACCGTGGGGACTATGTGATCGCTTATGCATTGCCTGAATAA
- a CDS encoding Lrp/AsnC family transcriptional regulator: MSDSRPPVLDEIDRQLIAALQINARESVAMLARQLGIARTTVTSRLARLEKARVITGYGVRLGQRVIDGGLQAYVGIKVQPRSGKEVLRRLSAMAQVQQLCAVSGEFDYVAWLRTDSPEQLDQLLDQIGSVDGVEKTTTSIILSSKIDRGHPV; the protein is encoded by the coding sequence TTGTCTGACAGCCGCCCTCCCGTCCTCGACGAAATCGACCGCCAACTGATCGCGGCCCTGCAGATCAATGCCCGCGAAAGCGTGGCCATGCTCGCCAGGCAGCTGGGGATCGCCCGTACCACCGTGACCTCGCGCCTGGCGCGGCTGGAAAAGGCGCGGGTGATTACCGGTTATGGCGTGCGCCTGGGTCAGCGGGTCATCGATGGCGGCTTGCAGGCCTATGTGGGGATCAAGGTCCAGCCGCGCTCCGGCAAGGAGGTACTGCGGCGCCTGAGCGCCATGGCCCAGGTCCAGCAGCTCTGCGCAGTAAGTGGGGAATTCGACTATGTCGCCTGGCTGCGCACCGATTCACCGGAACAGCTCGACCAGTTGCTCGACCAGATCGGCAGCGTCGACGGCGTGGAAAAGACCACCACCTCGATCATCCTCAGCAGCAAGATCGACCGTGGGCACCCCGTCTGA
- a CDS encoding flavin monoamine oxidase family protein, translated as MNKNNRHPADGKKPITIFGPDFPFAFDDWIEHPAGLGSIPEANHGAEVAIVGAGIAGLVAAYELMKLGLKPVVYEASKMGGRLRSQAFEGAEGIIAELGGMRFPVSSTAFYHYVDKLGLETKPFPNPLTPASGSTVIDLEGQTHYAQKLADLPALFQEVADAWADALEDGSRFSEIQQAIRERDVPRLKELWNTLVPLWDDRTFYDFVATSKAFAKLSFHHREVFGQVGFGTGGWDSDFPNSMLEIFRVVMTNCDDHQHLVVGGVEQVPLGIWRHVPERCAHWPQGTSLSSLHHGAPRPGVKRIARAADGRFSVTDNWGDTREYAAVLTTCQSWLLTTQIECEESLFSQKMWMALDRTRYMQSSKTFVMVDRPFWKDKDPETGRDLMSMTLTDRLTRGTYLFDNGDNKPGVICLSYSWMSDALKMLPHPVEKRVKLALDALKKIYPKVDIAGRIIGDPITVSWEADPHFLGAFKGALPGHYRYNQRMYAHFMQDDLPAEQRGIFIAGDDVSWTPAWVEGAVQTSLNAVWGIMKHFGGQTHAQNPGPGDVFHEIGPIALAD; from the coding sequence ATGAACAAGAACAATCGCCATCCTGCAGACGGTAAGAAACCCATCACCATTTTCGGCCCGGACTTCCCGTTCGCCTTCGACGACTGGATCGAGCACCCGGCCGGCCTGGGCAGCATTCCCGAGGCCAACCATGGCGCCGAAGTGGCGATTGTCGGTGCCGGTATCGCCGGGCTGGTGGCGGCCTACGAGCTGATGAAACTGGGCCTCAAGCCCGTGGTGTACGAAGCCTCGAAAATGGGTGGCCGGCTGCGCTCCCAGGCGTTCGAAGGCGCCGAAGGGATCATCGCCGAGCTGGGCGGCATGCGCTTTCCGGTGTCCTCCACGGCCTTCTATCACTACGTCGACAAGCTGGGTCTGGAGACCAAACCCTTTCCCAACCCGCTGACGCCGGCTTCCGGCAGCACCGTGATCGACCTCGAAGGCCAGACTCACTACGCGCAGAAGCTCGCCGACCTTCCGGCGCTGTTCCAGGAAGTGGCCGACGCCTGGGCCGATGCCCTGGAAGACGGTTCGCGCTTCAGCGAAATCCAGCAGGCCATTCGCGAGCGCGACGTGCCGCGCCTCAAGGAACTGTGGAACACCCTGGTGCCGCTGTGGGACGACCGCACCTTCTATGACTTCGTCGCCACCTCGAAAGCCTTCGCCAAGCTGTCGTTCCATCACCGCGAAGTGTTCGGCCAGGTCGGTTTCGGCACCGGCGGCTGGGATTCGGACTTCCCCAACTCGATGCTGGAAATCTTCCGCGTGGTGATGACCAACTGCGACGATCACCAGCACCTGGTGGTCGGCGGCGTCGAGCAGGTGCCGCTGGGCATCTGGCGTCATGTGCCGGAGCGCTGCGCCCACTGGCCGCAAGGCACCAGCCTCAGTTCGCTGCACCACGGCGCGCCGCGTCCCGGGGTGAAACGTATCGCCCGGGCCGCCGATGGCCGCTTCAGTGTCACAGACAATTGGGGCGATACCCGCGAATACGCGGCGGTGCTGACCACCTGCCAGAGCTGGCTGCTGACCACCCAGATCGAATGCGAAGAATCGCTGTTCTCGCAGAAGATGTGGATGGCCCTGGACCGTACCCGCTACATGCAGTCGTCGAAGACCTTCGTCATGGTCGACCGGCCGTTCTGGAAGGACAAGGATCCGGAAACCGGTCGCGACCTGATGAGCATGACCCTCACCGACCGCCTGACCCGCGGCACCTACCTGTTCGATAACGGCGACAACAAGCCAGGGGTCATCTGCCTGTCCTATTCGTGGATGAGCGACGCCCTGAAGATGCTGCCGCATCCGGTGGAAAAACGGGTCAAACTGGCCCTCGACGCGCTGAAGAAGATCTACCCGAAAGTCGATATCGCCGGGCGCATCATCGGCGACCCGATCACCGTGTCCTGGGAAGCCGACCCGCACTTCCTCGGCGCGTTCAAGGGTGCGCTGCCTGGCCACTACCGCTACAACCAGCGCATGTATGCGCACTTCATGCAGGACGACCTGCCCGCCGAACAGCGCGGTATCTTCATCGCCGGCGACGATGTGTCCTGGACCCCGGCCTGGGTCGAGGGCGCAGTCCAGACCTCGCTCAACGCGGTCTGGGGCATCATGAAGCACTTCGGTGGGCAGACCCACGCCCAGAACCCGGGCCCGGGCGATGTGTTCCACGAAATCGGCCCGATCGCCCTGGCCGACTGA
- a CDS encoding carbon-nitrogen hydrolase family protein, whose protein sequence is MRVALYQCAPQPLDVAGNLQRLQKVAVEASGADLLVLPEMFLSGYNIGVEAVGALAEAQDGPSAQYIANVAQSARIAILYGYPERADDGQIYNAVQLIDSNGQRLCNYRKTHLYGDLDRSMFSAGPDDFPLVELNGWKLGFLICYDIEFPENARRLALAGAELILVPTANMLPYDFIADVTVRSRAFENQCYVAYANYCGHEDEIHYCGQSSIAAPDGQRIALAGLDEALITGTLDRQLMLDSRAANRYFHDRRPELYDDLNKR, encoded by the coding sequence ATGCGTGTAGCGCTTTATCAATGTGCCCCACAACCGCTGGATGTCGCCGGCAACCTGCAACGCCTGCAGAAAGTCGCCGTGGAAGCCTCCGGCGCCGACCTGCTGGTGCTGCCGGAGATGTTCCTCAGCGGCTACAACATCGGCGTAGAGGCGGTGGGCGCCCTGGCCGAGGCCCAGGACGGCCCGTCGGCGCAATACATCGCCAACGTCGCCCAGTCGGCGCGCATCGCGATTCTGTATGGCTACCCGGAGCGCGCCGACGACGGCCAGATCTACAACGCCGTGCAACTGATCGACAGCAACGGCCAGCGTCTGTGCAACTACCGCAAGACCCACCTGTACGGCGATCTCGACCGCTCGATGTTCAGCGCCGGCCCGGACGATTTCCCCTTGGTGGAACTCAATGGCTGGAAGCTCGGTTTCCTGATCTGCTACGACATCGAGTTCCCGGAGAACGCCAGGCGCCTGGCGCTGGCCGGGGCCGAGCTGATTCTGGTGCCCACCGCCAACATGCTGCCCTACGACTTCATCGCCGATGTCACCGTGCGTTCGCGCGCCTTCGAAAACCAATGTTATGTGGCCTACGCCAACTACTGCGGCCACGAAGACGAGATCCACTACTGTGGCCAGAGCAGCATCGCCGCGCCCGACGGCCAGCGGATTGCCCTCGCCGGGCTGGATGAAGCCCTGATAACCGGCACGCTGGACCGCCAGTTGATGCTCGACTCACGCGCCGCCAATCGCTACTTCCATGACCGGCGCCCGGAGCTTTACGACGACCTGAACAAGCGTTGA
- the pqqF gene encoding pyrroloquinoline quinone biosynthesis protein PqqF, whose product MPALNHPLPHQETLANGLRVSLHHVPRLKRCAAALRVSAGSHDVPLAWPGLAHFLEHLLFLGTERFPAEQGLMAYVQRHGGQVNASTGERHTDFFFELPPADFAAGLERLADMLAHPRMSQEDQLREREVLHAEFIAWSRDAAAQRQFALLDGLSAEHPLRAFHAGNRYSLNVPRPAFQQALRAFYQAHYHSGQMSLSLAGPQSLEELKALAEGFGAALAVAEAQPQDAPVPLLASAQQHYQQLEGSHLNLLFACEQLPTAAREALDFLCTWLASGKPGGLLATLKERKLVEGLKAAPLYQFAGQALLHIQFDLTEQGAQQPEQVSELLFDWLAFFSSQDDWPALRDEYALLQQRKRQVASALALARLNNEQLEPQLSDHGVTALKALLSQLQTPQAASCGIHWQLPAPNPFLRSSVPAARAGLIRGQTSAHRGLRTFAQDRLRQRRESSAMTFSQAIADDTGEAALYLRWRLQSLLPQELHSRLQNHLRNLRDDGLQAGVELSFGVSGNQCLLTLKGLPEPMPAMLQQALLELSQPGAAFWQMSPAAPTPLLPIRQLLQELPERCLDVPASQAPHPLDEQGWQTLWEDAHWDGLAIGLGHAQSAIGAALGKAPGTADSRLSAPPSIAAQQLWHELATGAGEQALLLFCPAPGSTLQQEASWRLLGQLGQMPFYQHLRVELQLGYAVFSGVRQINGQTGLLFGVQSPSASLSEILEHIQAFLARLPELIEALDDASLDDFKANLAAQFDAHALPVAQLAELLWQDRLAGHPSDYLEQLQQEMMAATRPQLLLAAEQLQQAQGGWRCLANGACPGEPWQAAK is encoded by the coding sequence ATGCCCGCGCTGAACCACCCTCTGCCTCATCAGGAAACCCTGGCCAACGGCCTGCGGGTTTCACTGCACCACGTCCCTCGATTGAAGCGCTGCGCGGCGGCCCTGCGGGTCTCGGCCGGCAGTCACGACGTACCGCTGGCCTGGCCCGGGCTGGCGCACTTTCTCGAACACCTGCTGTTTCTCGGCACCGAGCGTTTTCCCGCGGAACAGGGCCTGATGGCCTATGTGCAACGCCACGGCGGCCAGGTGAACGCCAGCACCGGCGAACGCCACACCGATTTTTTCTTCGAACTGCCCCCCGCGGATTTCGCCGCCGGGCTGGAGCGCCTGGCCGACATGCTCGCCCACCCGCGCATGAGCCAGGAAGACCAGTTGCGCGAGCGCGAGGTGCTGCATGCGGAGTTCATCGCCTGGTCGCGGGATGCCGCGGCGCAACGGCAGTTCGCCTTGCTCGACGGCCTGTCGGCGGAACACCCGCTGCGGGCGTTCCATGCCGGCAATCGCTACAGCCTCAACGTGCCGCGCCCGGCGTTTCAGCAGGCGCTGCGGGCCTTCTATCAGGCTCACTACCATAGTGGGCAAATGTCCCTGAGCCTGGCCGGCCCACAGTCGCTGGAGGAGCTGAAGGCCCTGGCAGAGGGTTTTGGCGCGGCCCTCGCCGTCGCTGAGGCGCAACCGCAAGACGCCCCTGTACCCTTGCTGGCATCTGCGCAGCAGCATTATCAGCAGCTCGAAGGGAGCCACCTGAACCTGCTGTTCGCCTGCGAGCAACTGCCCACGGCCGCCCGCGAGGCGCTGGACTTTCTCTGCACCTGGCTGGCCTCCGGCAAACCCGGTGGGCTGCTGGCCACGCTCAAGGAACGCAAGCTGGTCGAGGGGTTGAAGGCCGCGCCGCTGTATCAGTTCGCCGGTCAGGCATTGCTGCATATCCAGTTCGACTTGACCGAGCAAGGCGCCCAACAGCCGGAGCAGGTGAGTGAGTTGCTCTTCGATTGGCTGGCCTTTTTCAGCAGCCAGGACGACTGGCCAGCATTGCGTGACGAATACGCCCTGCTGCAACAGCGCAAACGCCAGGTCGCCAGCGCACTGGCGTTGGCAAGACTGAACAACGAACAGCTGGAACCACAACTGTCCGACCATGGCGTCACAGCCCTCAAGGCCTTGCTGTCGCAACTTCAAACCCCGCAGGCCGCCAGCTGCGGTATCCACTGGCAACTGCCTGCGCCCAATCCGTTCCTGCGCAGCTCGGTGCCAGCCGCCCGGGCCGGCCTGATTCGCGGGCAAACCAGCGCCCACCGCGGCTTGCGGACCTTCGCCCAGGACCGCTTGCGGCAGCGTCGCGAATCCTCGGCGATGACCTTCAGCCAAGCCATCGCCGACGATACCGGCGAAGCCGCCCTGTATTTGCGCTGGCGCCTGCAAAGCCTGTTGCCGCAGGAGCTGCACAGCCGCTTGCAAAACCACCTGCGCAACCTGCGGGACGACGGGCTTCAGGCGGGCGTCGAGTTGTCCTTCGGCGTCTCGGGCAACCAGTGTCTGTTGACACTGAAAGGGCTTCCCGAGCCGATGCCGGCCATGCTCCAACAGGCTCTGCTGGAACTGAGCCAACCCGGCGCGGCGTTCTGGCAGATGTCCCCGGCGGCTCCCACGCCGTTGCTGCCGATCCGCCAATTGCTCCAGGAGCTGCCCGAGCGCTGCCTGGACGTACCCGCCTCCCAGGCGCCGCATCCACTGGATGAACAAGGCTGGCAAACGCTGTGGGAGGACGCCCACTGGGACGGCCTGGCCATCGGCCTGGGTCATGCCCAAAGCGCGATCGGCGCGGCATTGGGCAAGGCCCCCGGGACTGCCGACAGCCGGCTTTCAGCGCCGCCCTCGATAGCCGCGCAGCAGCTCTGGCATGAGCTCGCAACCGGCGCCGGCGAGCAGGCCCTGCTGCTGTTTTGCCCGGCACCGGGCAGCACCCTTCAGCAGGAAGCCAGCTGGCGGCTGCTGGGGCAACTTGGCCAGATGCCGTTCTATCAGCACCTGCGGGTCGAGTTGCAACTGGGCTATGCGGTGTTCAGCGGCGTGCGGCAGATCAACGGCCAGACCGGCCTGCTGTTCGGCGTGCAATCGCCCAGCGCTTCGCTGAGCGAAATCCTCGAACATATCCAGGCGTTCCTGGCGCGCTTGCCCGAGTTGATCGAGGCACTGGATGATGCCTCCCTGGACGACTTCAAAGCTAACCTCGCCGCCCAGTTCGATGCCCATGCATTGCCCGTGGCGCAACTGGCCGAGCTGCTCTGGCAGGACCGACTGGCCGGCCATCCGTCGGATTACCTGGAGCAATTGCAACAGGAGATGATGGCGGCCACCCGGCCACAGCTGCTGCTCGCAGCCGAACAATTGCAACAGGCGCAAGGCGGCTGGCGCTGCCTGGCCAATGGCGCCTGCCCAGGCGAACCCTGGCAAGCGGCAAAATGA
- the pqqA gene encoding pyrroloquinoline quinone precursor peptide PqqA, translated as MSWSKPAYTDLRIGFEVTMYFASR; from the coding sequence ATGTCCTGGTCCAAACCTGCCTACACCGACCTGCGTATCGGCTTTGAAGTCACCATGTACTTCGCCAGCCGTTGA
- the pqqB gene encoding pyrroloquinoline quinone biosynthesis protein PqqB, producing the protein MFVQILGSAAGGGFPQWNCNCVNCAGFRDGSLRAKARTQSSIAISDDGVNWVLCNASPDIRAQLQSFAPMQPGRALRDTGISAIILMDSQIDHTTGLLSLREGCPHQVWCTDMVHEDLSSGFPLFTMLTHWNGGLDWNRIELDQSFTIPACPNLRFSPLPLRSAAPPYSPHRFDPHPGDNIGLIVEDLRTGGKLFYAPGLGKVDAALLEIMSGSDCLLVDGTLWEDDEMQRRGVGTRTGREMGHLAQNGPGGMLEVLEQLPEQRKILIHINNTNPILDEDSAERAELARRNVEVAYDGMSIEL; encoded by the coding sequence ATGTTTGTCCAGATTCTAGGTTCCGCCGCCGGTGGCGGTTTTCCGCAGTGGAACTGCAACTGCGTGAACTGCGCGGGCTTTCGCGACGGCAGCCTGCGGGCAAAGGCTCGCACCCAATCGTCCATCGCCATTTCCGATGACGGCGTGAACTGGGTCCTGTGCAACGCCTCGCCGGACATCCGCGCCCAGCTCCAGAGCTTCGCCCCGATGCAACCGGGCCGCGCCCTGCGCGACACCGGGATCAGCGCGATCATCCTGATGGACAGCCAGATCGACCACACCACCGGCCTGCTCAGCCTGCGCGAAGGCTGCCCGCATCAGGTCTGGTGCACCGACATGGTCCATGAAGACCTCAGCAGCGGTTTCCCGCTGTTCACCATGCTCACCCACTGGAACGGCGGGCTGGACTGGAACCGCATCGAGCTCGACCAGAGCTTCACCATCCCGGCCTGCCCGAACCTGCGTTTCAGCCCGCTGCCACTGCGCAGCGCCGCGCCGCCCTATTCGCCCCATCGCTTCGACCCACACCCGGGCGATAACATCGGCCTGATCGTCGAGGACCTGCGTACCGGCGGCAAATTGTTCTACGCCCCTGGACTGGGTAAGGTCGATGCAGCGCTGCTGGAAATCATGAGCGGCAGCGACTGCCTGCTGGTGGATGGCACCCTGTGGGAAGATGACGAGATGCAGCGCCGCGGCGTCGGCACCCGGACCGGGCGGGAAATGGGCCACCTGGCGCAGAACGGCCCCGGCGGCATGCTGGAAGTGCTGGAGCAGCTGCCGGAGCAGCGCAAGATTCTTATCCACATCAACAACACCAACCCGATCCTCGACGAGGATTCCGCCGAACGCGCGGAGCTGGCGCGGCGTAACGTTGAAGTGGCTTACGACGGCATGAGTATCGAGCTGTAA
- the pqqC gene encoding pyrroloquinoline-quinone synthase PqqC gives MTDTAMSPAEFEQALRAKGAYYHIHHPYHVAMYQGRATREQIQGWVANRFYYQVNIPLKDAAILANCPDREIRREWIQRLLDHDGAPGEDGGIEAWLRLGQAVGLDPNQLRSQELVLPGVRFAVDAYVNFARRASWQEAASSSLTELFAPQIHQSRLDSWPQHYPWIDPAGYEYFRTRLGQARRDVEHGLAITLQHYTTRAGQERMLEILQFKLDILWSMLDAMSMAYELNRPPYHSITAQRVWHKGITL, from the coding sequence ATGACTGACACAGCAATGTCCCCCGCCGAATTCGAGCAGGCCCTGCGGGCCAAGGGCGCCTATTACCACATCCACCATCCGTACCACGTGGCGATGTACCAAGGCCGGGCGACCCGCGAGCAGATCCAGGGCTGGGTCGCCAACCGCTTCTACTACCAGGTGAACATCCCGCTCAAGGACGCGGCGATCCTCGCCAACTGCCCGGACCGGGAAATTCGTCGCGAGTGGATTCAGCGCCTGTTGGACCACGACGGCGCCCCCGGCGAAGACGGTGGCATCGAGGCCTGGCTGCGCCTGGGGCAAGCGGTCGGTCTCGACCCAAACCAACTGCGCTCGCAAGAACTGGTGCTGCCGGGCGTGCGTTTCGCCGTCGACGCCTACGTCAACTTCGCCCGTCGCGCCAGTTGGCAGGAAGCTGCCAGCAGCTCGCTGACCGAGCTGTTCGCGCCGCAGATCCACCAGTCGCGTCTCGACAGCTGGCCCCAGCATTACCCGTGGATCGACCCGGCCGGCTATGAATACTTCCGCACGCGCCTGGGCCAGGCGCGACGCGATGTCGAGCACGGCCTGGCGATCACCCTGCAGCACTACACCACTCGCGCCGGCCAGGAGCGCATGCTGGAAATTCTCCAGTTCAAACTGGACATCCTTTGGAGCATGCTCGACGCCATGAGCATGGCCTATGAACTCAATCGCCCGCCGTACCACAGCATCACCGCACAACGGGTCTGGCATAAAGGAATCACCCTATGA
- the pqqD gene encoding pyrroloquinoline quinone biosynthesis peptide chaperone PqqD → MSFDRSKTPTWRPGYRFQYEPAQKGHVLLYPEGMIKLNESAALIGGLIDGERDVAAIIQALEIQFPDVPELGDDIEQFMEVARAQHWIELG, encoded by the coding sequence ATGAGCTTCGATCGCAGCAAGACCCCGACCTGGCGCCCCGGCTACCGCTTCCAGTACGAACCGGCGCAGAAGGGCCATGTACTGCTCTACCCTGAAGGCATGATCAAGCTCAACGAGAGCGCCGCACTGATTGGCGGGTTGATCGACGGCGAACGGGATGTCGCGGCGATCATCCAGGCACTGGAGATCCAATTCCCCGACGTGCCCGAACTCGGTGACGACATCGAGCAATTCATGGAGGTCGCCCGTGCACAGCACTGGATCGAACTTGGCTGA